The sequence ACCTGATGCAGCTGGGTGGGGTCGCCCCAGACCGACCAAAGGCTGTCTGGCACCTCGGTGTAAATATCGATGGATTTGGGCAGGGTCTGCTGCACCAGCTTGCGAATATCCCCCAGCAAATGGTTGACCTGGAGGGCAAAGCGCTTGCCCTCAACCCCCCGCGTGAAGGCGAGAATCTGCTTGACTAAGTCGGCTCCCCGTTGGGCGCTGGCTTCTAAAATGTCCAGCTTGCCCTGCATCCAAGGATCGATGGTTTTGAGCTTGAGCGGCAGCAGCTGCACCACCAGCAAAATCGGCGTCAAAATGTTGTTGAGGTCGTGGGCAATGCCGCTGGCCAGGGTGCCCAGGCTCTCTAGCCGCTGCGATCGCAAGAACTGCGTCTCTAGCTGCTTTTTATCGGTGATGTCCATATGAATGCCCAGCAGGCGTTCGCTATGGGTCTCGAGATCGCAGATCAAGCTGCTGTTGATGGTCAGCCAGTGCACCCGATCGCCCACCAAAATACGAAACTCGGTGTTGAGCCCCTGGCCCTGCTGGAGAGCCTGCCTCAGCTCCTGAACGACCCGTTCTGTGTCGTCTGGGTGCATGGGCCAGGGCCAGCTGGCGCTAAAGCTGGCCATCATGTCAGCCAGGGGCCAGGGCATGTCTGGCGCTGACCTTGAGGCATGCAACGGCTGGGCAGGCGCATCGACACACCATTCAAAGGTGCCAATGCTGGCCGCATTTTGGGCCAGGGTCAGCCGTTCCTGAATGCGCTGGCGCTGCTCAATCTCCTGGCGCAGGTGGCGGTTGGCCGCCTCCAGCTCGGCGGTACGGGCCTGCACCCGGTCTTCTAAGATTTCGTTGGCATCTCGCAGGGCCTCTTCGGCCCGCTGCCGCTCGATCGCATAAAACAGCGATCGCACTAGCACCTCCTGTTGGAGCGATCGCTTCATCAAGTAGTCTTGGGCACCGTGGCGCACGGCGGCCACCGCCAGCTCATCATCGTTGGTGTTGGTCAGCACCACTACCGGCAAGTGGGGGGCCGTTTGCAGCAGCACATCCAGCGAATCGAGGCCGGTACTGTCGGGCAGAGTGAGATCGAGCAATGCGATGTCAAAGCTGTCTTGATCCAGCCAGGCGATCGCCTCCCCCAGGCGCTTAGCGTGGCTGAGCAGGAAGCGACTGCGGGGTGACCCCTTTAGCACCTCCTGCAAAAACCGGGCCTCGGCCAGGTCGTCTTCAATCAAAAGCACGCGCACCGCCCCTGGGCTTAGGGGGTAGGCGAGGGCAGCGTCGCTGTTTCTAGCCAAAATGCCTCAATTCCTTGCACAATTTTGAACAGCTGGGCCAAGTTCCGCGATTTTGAGATGTAGCAGTTGACGTGCAGGTCATAGCTCTTACCGATGTCGTCCTCGTTTCGCGAGGTAGTCAGCACAATGATCGGAATGTGCTTCAGCGCCTCGTTGGCTTTGATCTCCGCTAGCACCTCACGCCCATCCTTTTTGGGCAAATTTAGGTCAAGCAAAATCAGGTCAGGGAGAGTGGCCGACGCAAACTCCCCCTGGTGCTGTAGGTAGGCCATCGCCTCCATGCCGTCCCGGGCGATCA is a genomic window of Nodosilinea sp. E11 containing:
- a CDS encoding response regulator codes for the protein MATDARPKTIFLVEDNRGDIRLIQEALKSTAAPCEIVIARDGMEAMAYLQHQGEFASATLPDLILLDLNLPKKDGREVLAEIKANEALKHIPIIVLTTSRNEDDIGKSYDLHVNCYISKSRNLAQLFKIVQGIEAFWLETATLPSPTP
- a CDS encoding response regulator: MARNSDAALAYPLSPGAVRVLLIEDDLAEARFLQEVLKGSPRSRFLLSHAKRLGEAIAWLDQDSFDIALLDLTLPDSTGLDSLDVLLQTAPHLPVVVLTNTNDDELAVAAVRHGAQDYLMKRSLQQEVLVRSLFYAIERQRAEEALRDANEILEDRVQARTAELEAANRHLRQEIEQRQRIQERLTLAQNAASIGTFEWCVDAPAQPLHASRSAPDMPWPLADMMASFSASWPWPMHPDDTERVVQELRQALQQGQGLNTEFRILVGDRVHWLTINSSLICDLETHSERLLGIHMDITDKKQLETQFLRSQRLESLGTLASGIAHDLNNILTPILLVVQLLPLKLKTIDPWMQGKLDILEASAQRGADLVKQILAFTRGVEGKRFALQVNHLLGDIRKLVQQTLPKSIDIYTEVPDSLWSVWGDPTQLHQVFMNLCVNARDAMPAGGTLRLTAENLTLDPASAQRYFQAQPGPYIRVTIADTGTGMGPAVLNQIFDPFFTTKAFGQGTGLGLSAVLGIVESHGGFVDVQSQVGQGSQFQVYLRASFEPSAEADAPLTLLDGHQTTVLVVDDEPAVCEVVRTVLELHNYRVMVADGGQAAIALLSAHPTTIHTVLMDLMMPTMDGLTAIPLLKSINPGLRVVAMSGLNSTEAVAKAEQQGFESFLPKPFTHQELLQRIQPGA